GGAATGGCCGACGTAGGCATATTCGTCGAGGGGCCGCCAACGCACGGCCTGAACGTGCTTCCCTACCGGACCGACCGCCTCGTCGTGCTCTGCTCGAAGACGCACCCGTTGGGCGGCGTCGACGAAATCGACTTTCGCAGCTGTCTTTCCTATGATTTTGTGGGCCTGAATCGCGGAAGCTCTTTGCTCAATACCATCTCCACCGCGGCGCACGACATTGGCTTCCCATTGCGGCTGCGCGTCCAGGTCCGGAGCTTTGATGCCATGTCCGAGATGATTGCTTCGAATCTGGGGATTGGCGTACTCCCCTTCGGCGCATGCTTCAGAAAGCTCGAGCCGCTGGGCCTGAAGGCGATACGCCTCGTGGATGACTGGGCAGAGCGAAGGCTGCTCATCGCCACGAGCGCCTCCCGCGCCCTGTCTGGCTCGGCTGCACTGCTCGTCGAACATTTGGGCAGGGCGCCCGATTGAATGATCAGCCTCAGTTGAGATGGCGCGCCATGTAGTGGGTGCGGGCGCCAAAGCTGCGCAGCAAGTTCAGGGACAATTGCGTCTCGCGAACCAGGCTGTCGACCGGGGTCAGGCTGAACCCATGCCGGGCGAAAAAGCCGGGGTGTTCGTTGGTCAATACCGTGGCGTTCGAGCAGCCGCAGGCGCGCGCTCTCATCAGCAGTGCGCTGACGATGTAGGTAGCCAGCCGGTGTCCGCGAAATTCCGGCAGCACCGCCGCCGTATGGATGGCGAAGGTACGGCCGTACTGCTCCCCATACGCGCAGCCAATAATCCGTCCGCCAAGCTCTGCCACATGGTAGAGCCTGCTGACGCCGCCCGCGTCAGCGAGCGTCAAGCCGCAAGTCTCCAGCACCCCTGCAATGGCTTCCATATCATTTCCCGAAGCCGCACGGAGTCGAACGTCTCTGATCATTTTGAACGCAGCGCTATGGCACCTCGCCTCTTCAGAGAGTAGTCGTTCGACCAGCTTCTGGGGGCAGGCACACCGAAAATCGCAGACTATGCCGTGGTGCAGACATGGCTGTCATCACCCAAACAAGTGGGTAGTGCGGGCTTGCGCACATGATGTGCAGCAGTCTGCACGCTTAGGCCGAGCTTCGGCTGTCATCTGTAAACAGCAGGCGCCTGCACTGTGGAAGGCGTCCAAGTCCTCGATTCGACCAGGCGGGGCAGCTCGGCAACCGTGCCAATGGGTTCTATGCCCAACGCTGCCAGCCGCTCCACCAGTTCCTCGAAGACCTCTTCCTTGCGCAAGCACCAGGTCGAGGCGAAGCAGCGCCAGAACGTCCAGCCCGCGCGCTCCAGAATGCGCTGCCGGTTCATGTCGCCGGCCCAATGTTCCGGGCCATGGTAGGCATCTCCGTCGCACTCGATGGCCAGGCGCGCGTCGTTGGCGCCCTCGACCACCATATCCAGTCGGTACGCCCCGCTCTTCACTTGCGGGATGACCCGGTAACCGCGCTGTACGAGCTTTGTGAAGACCTCGCGTTCGAAGCCGGATTCACACAGTTTGACCAGGCCG
This genomic window from Cupriavidus sp. P-10 contains:
- a CDS encoding LysR family transcriptional regulator, with product MSQDLINPARVDFVTLRLFCAVAQTGSITKGAERCNLALSAASRRISDFEAASKAILMERTVHGIRLTPAGHVALQHAMRLFQGFELFSNELSEYSNGSRGHVRLWANMSALVEFLPSALESFLHLYPDTRVEVEEQLSGDIVRAIVEGMADVGIFVEGPPTHGLNVLPYRTDRLVVLCSKTHPLGGVDEIDFRSCLSYDFVGLNRGSSLLNTISTAAHDIGFPLRLRVQVRSFDAMSEMIASNLGIGVLPFGACFRKLEPLGLKAIRLVDDWAERRLLIATSASRALSGSAALLVEHLGRAPD
- a CDS encoding GNAT family N-acetyltransferase; the protein is MEAIAGVLETCGLTLADAGGVSRLYHVAELGGRIIGCAYGEQYGRTFAIHTAAVLPEFRGHRLATYIVSALLMRARACGCSNATVLTNEHPGFFARHGFSLTPVDSLVRETQLSLNLLRSFGARTHYMARHLN